ggtatttacctgTATCTACCCAAATtaacgggtagattcatttcttgttgcacatgtcgatttctattaaagtggagatataaaccaagttaatggttgtaattattgtgtgtcatttaaaatgatatggtttagtgaaacctgcagttgtaactaaggaaattttagtacaattttgataaatattaaaaaaaggccgtcataagagtattttttttagatttgagtaatttatcgtacttatacgtggATAATATACATTCcgacttcggtcggcggggggtgtggttggggggaggggagtaaaagtgaactttttcatatttcttagaatctgtcattaatatcgaaaagtgttgtatgtacaagcTAAAGAAGACataattttttacaaaaaaggttatatacagttttgccctaaaactaactgtatttgacttatgagcttcccaagttgtgatactgcacaatttttttttattatcattcataagtagtctttattttcatctttctaatgtatattaaaagcattttaaaacatttccggaagccagggaatgactttacacgattttcataattggactgatatgttaaaatcgaacttcacctcatagcaaccttttcgtaattagtttgaacatacattttatgtaacattataaaaaaatacttaaattaatcttatttatactcacataccattaaacacatcaaatttagaagaaaaacgaaaatacccgcgtatttacccgtgGGTAGGTAAAAATCGGGTATTTACTGGGTAAATACCctagagcgggtatttacccgggtagttacccatctctacctATAATACATGGATGGACCTATTTAGTAGAGAAACCATATTCATGTGAAATCTGTATGAAACAGTTTgcgaaaactttttttaatgaaGTACCTATAATACATGGATGGAcccatttttgtttttatttaggaGAGAAACCATATTCATGTGAAATCTGTATGAAGCAGTTTGCGAACGTTTGCATTTTTTAGAGTTATCAGAAACATGAAGAAAAGACCTTGGACACagtaattcatttatttttattatcagtcATCAAATGTAAATTCCAAGTATTGAGGACTTTCATCGTCATCCGTTTGTTCGTCATCTTCTTGTTCCTTCTCTCCCTTGCTGTTCTCTCGGTGGTGTTCAGGATTGTCACCGGCTGCCGTCCGTTCATGTAGTAGTTGCCTCTTCCTCTTCCCGCCGCGGTGCTTGAGCCTGGTGTGCGTGTAGAGCGCGGCGCGGTACGAGAAGGCGGCGGGGCAGGAGCCGCACGAGAACGGCCGGAGCCCGTAGTGCGTCAGCTGGTGCTCCTCTAATGACTTTTTGACCTGCACGCACAAAACACTCGTATATTTCATTTCCAATAATAGTAGAACAACGttttatagtaggtacatacgggcctttaaattttaattactgcactagtgcggtaaagcggaaccatatgtactgtaagtTTTACATCCCTAGGGCTGTAAAGTGTGAAATGACTCAGATTACATGTCATTGACAACATGATCTAAGGCTTTTTATATACTAGGGAGTGCTCCCGATATTGGTTTCCTATACAAATACAGTATCgaaaccgggaattcccggttctggCCATACAcactcagtaccgggagcattccctaTTATTTACCTAGCAGGTTCTTGgcattgaatgtgttaacttgCGTCTGTCGCACGCGTATGGTTTCTCAAACAGAACTACAGAaatgacacttcctacaaaagtttgacagcgattcaggtaTGAAttatgctgtccctttctaatgtatggcactatccctttcggctatgaatggttgtcaaaattcaaatcattatcttatctgtggtcgtgcacgctaAGGGACGTCAAGTCGTGTCAAACTTAATCGCTCGGAGCAATGCCGAGCCGAACCGAGCCGAGAATGGCCGAAAGGAGGAGGGTCTCCCCACTGTCGTTACCTTGAAGGTCTTCCCGCAGAGGTCGCACACGTGCGTCTCCCTTGTCGCGGCCACCTTGTCGTGCGCGCGCGCCACGTGGCGCCGCAGCGACGTGAAGGCCCCGAACGACGACTCGCAGCGCGAGCACGAGTACTTTTTCTGAAACGACCGAACCCTTCCTTATACACggtcacagattatataatagttcttacgaacagatacttatctctcaaaggaaacgcaaatacctaccgttttgatacctacacaaaaatacaatggagtgaccttcagcgcgccgctccccgcaccgcgcgcaccggcacaacgcgagggttgctgacgcttagaaatgataaataaatacctacttaaacagcggagtgaaataaaaggaaatctaaatcttaaattatacctaatattccgtttatgcgttagtgtttgtgaaatactcattttaaaaggtcatatgtccctgcagtagcCGCAGTGTTTCCGCcgttttattatataataaagaaaaataaaagagAATCCATGAATACAGGTTACAtgaattataagttaaccagaggataaataattacgtactttccggtgtaaagttaacttactgtcgttaaaataaacatttaccaaaataaattataaatttgctACCTATTTCAAGTATACATTTGTCGTAATAAACACAATGAAATTcaatagtacctactcgtacgtagcttgtaactatcgtaaaaatgtacagtgcggcgcgcggtgacgtgcgagcgtgagcgcgtgtggcaaccaactggcttgcttttctaccgtgaacggtaaCAGATCCGTAGGAataaatccgagctcgcgcggagAGTTCCATAGACCTGACACGGTGTCTTTGTAAAACTCCGTTAACTTCGGCGTATGGCTGAGTTGAGGTATTTAATGAAAGTAAATGGCATAGTTCTTGTTtcgttaaattatttaaatgctGAAAAATTGCGTTCTTGTATAGTTACCAGGCCTCGGTGTATCCAGTCGACGTGGTCGCGCATCCAGTGCTTGTAGCGGAACCTCTTCTTGCACACTTCACACTCGAACCTGAAAtcattacaaaaataattaaatgaattaagttTACAactacatacaataatataccgGTGGGGtctctttgtttcccataaagttttaagtatgtattgtttgtcatattaacgttagtcataaaactgaaaccgttaacttttcaggattttcgtaaggttattctgtaggtagcttaggttaggtttgttttatggcaatcctgaaaagttacgcgtttctgagaaaatccaattatgactaacgaaaattcggacaaacaatacattatgacttaaaactatttgggaaacgaTAGGACCCATACCTAGGTATATATCTATGTCCAGTTCTAGTTTATGTCGCAAATAATTGTATTAATAAGTGTTTGGCAAAAATCTTTTTTGATGCAaactacaaacagcaacactcttaactgtccatcggtggaccacatacctttgtaataaggtctacgaactgtcagttaacagcgTGGCTGATGGTACTAGTTTCTATCGCTGactctaattttttttccacagacaactaatactcatcgagacaattgtaATAAACCAACACACAATTAGTttacgttgtttcatcacagagttcccatggccacctcctgtctccatcatcagagctcgatgtcatcataatattgcattgtcacccgatttACATAATGTATGttaaatttcagctcaatcggaaaacGGGAAGCAAAATTTGCACTAACTTACATAcggggcaagttaaataaaataaataaatattataaggacattctcacacaaattgactaagtcccccggtaagctcaagaaggcttgtgttgtgggtactcagaaaaggataaatataatatacaaatacttaaatacatagaaaacatcgatGACtcaacacaaataaatgcccttactgggattcgaacccaacACCATCGGCTtgacaggcagggtcactacccactaggccagaccggccgTCAAAGCTTGTATAATATTAACTTGTAGAGGTCCCTGGAGGTGTGCTTGAGGGTCTGGAGGTGCGCCTTGTACTGCGCGCGGTTCGGGAAGTGCAGCGAGCACTCCGCGCAGTCCTGCGTCGGCGCGGGCCGAGGGAGGCCCTGCAACAGGACGGGGGCAACACATACACTTAGTTATTTAGTTATTATGATACAAGTGCGGATTTCACCAACAGACATATACACGGTATTCACGAGTAACCCTTTCACGATTAACGTGAAAGATTTTAACAGTGTATTTCTGATCATATTaaaaaagactaaaatgtcctatataCTTTTCTgtaattcgcctagtttcagagttaataccaatTAAAAACAATCACAGGATTGTTATAATGAATTCGATAAGTAACTCATTCCAAAAAAGaatgtttcaaaaacaaatgtttgcctaaaaggcacttaataataaacttaatttataaaaaaaaattaaaaaaaaaaccaagttTTTATTGAtacatagtgcaaaacgcctttttaATGGCGATGTTGCCACTATGGGAcgtaatctaaataaaatatccttattgtcaaaaagtgacaagtaacactttacAAAAACtgggttttacgaaaaaaaaattaagaaaccATTTTGAGTGACAAGTTTTACTAAGTATAACATTTAGGTACTTTGTATGTACAAATTAggataattacatttaaaaaatcaaaaaaataaacagCATCATCATCAGGATTTGagagctatgctcttgtcggtggagtactCTTCGTTTTGCTGGGCCAgccttttaaaaaaataaacactacaaaaacatattttttagcGAAATTGACCAAAActcatacaacattttttgcTTCTAATAACCTCAGGAATACGTGGTTAAAATCTGTCGGGTTTTACTAGCCCACGGACCCCACGGTGTATATTTTTTGCTCCTTATGACCTCAGCGAGCTATgaagagggctatgctcggagtttctctgcgtgatcgaatcagaaatgaggagatccgtagacgaactaaagtcaccgacatagcccaccggattagcaagctgaagtggcaatgggcaggccacattgcacgcagagaagatggccaatggggtcgaaaagtgctcgagtggagaacacggactagcaagcgcagcgtaggacgtccacccacaagatggacagacgaccttgttaaggtcgccagaagtcgctggatgcgggtcgcttccaaccggtacgaatggaggtccaagggggaggcctatgttcagcagtggacgtcttatggctgagatgatgatgatgatgatgatgatgacctcagcaatgcgtggttaaaatctgtCGGCTTACTCGAgctgtataatatttaccttTTTATGCGGACACTGGTGGTAATGGAGCACACCCGCGTTGCGGAACTGCTTGTGGCacaactcgcacttgaccggatTTACCGCGGCGTGCAGTCTGCAATATTACAACAAAGATTAATAAGGATAGTTTATTTTCTAAAAAGTGTTACATAGTTACCAGGGGTCTTCGCACTAGGGTACACTTGTATCGAGGTTAAATTATTGTTATAGttagtattactgcaatgttctgccgccagagtgcagcactagtgcactcagtaaaccatagagtaacttatacatactaggccttaaacagttttttgacaagttttcactatgacattgatgcatcaaggcggtttgtttacaggtggactaccgcgaaccgcgacaatcgaaatttcgttatctgcctctctatcgatcgagtAGGCAAGAGTAATAGAGacgcagaaaccgaactttctaTTTtggtgtttcgcggtaggccctgtgattgTGCTAGTGAAGTCCTCTATGCAGAGTTgtgtaatattccctattaacgAAAGACTCTCCGTGAGAGCTCGGAACCGGAattgaaatacctgttaatatcgATCCAAAAccgtcatcatcatcttcctcgcgttgtcccggcattttgccacggctcatgggagcctggggtccgcttcgcaactaatcccaagaattggtgtaggcactagtttttacaaaagcgactgccatctgaccttccaacccagaaggtaaactaggccttattgggattagtccggtttgctcacgatgttttccttcaccgaaaagcgactggtaaatatcaaatgatatttcgtacataagttccgaaaaactcattggtgcgagccggggtttgaacccgcgacctccggattgaaagtcgcacgctcttaccgctaggccaccagcgcttccaaaGCCGTCATaattggggcattatctatgataagggaccttattgtcgatggcgcttacgccgcacagcgtcgcacgacattgtatttatatcggagcatctttaataatggcgtaaacgccatcgacaataaggtcccttttcatagataacgtcacatattaacCGCGACCCAAGTTTTATAGTTGAGGATCGTTCTTACCTATTAAGTGGACATTCATAGAAAAACTTTCAGCTTTTATACTATGTATGACCTAAGTCTGGCCGTCGTGTCACGGGCTCTTGGGctagtatagatggtcaagcaaatctgtcagtagaaaaaggcgcgaaattcaaattttctatgagacgatatttttcaaatttaccgcctttttctactgacaagatcagCTTGACTAAGTATAACACTGGTACGTTTTGCCAGGgaggtgtcactacgcagtttaggcaCATTTGGGCGGCGCGCCGCCCGGGCAGGGAAGGCCTATGGCAGTGGgcgccgctcgaccgcacgatagtcgtgtcacgtggcgctcgcgcaaagaagattcacgtttcgtgcgcggttataagtttcaattttgttgcaggcggcgagtataggtataattctatacctaaatctgacttttgtgaaggagtgaattttctgtacggtagttgTTGTTGTCTGTCCTAGGGCACCCCGGAGGTGCATAGGGCCTCCACAAGATCCTTCCACGCCTTCCTGTCTTGAGCAACCGTCTTGGCCTCGTTCCAGCTAAGTCCTACGGCTGTCAGCTCGTTCTCTACGCTGCGCCTCCAGGTGTGTACAGGGCGTTTGCGGGCTCGCTTCCCGCCCTGAGGCCGCCACTCGAACGCGATACTGGCGTTGTTCGTATCTCCTCTTCGCAGGGTATGACCGATCCATCTCCACTTCCGCAGCGCTACTTCTTGGACGATCGGAGGTTGTCGGCACATACTCCACAAATCCTCATTTCTTATAGTCTTCGGCCAGAATATGCGGAGGATCGACCGGAGGGACTTATTGACAAACACTTGTAGCTTGTGTGTCAGCCCTTTTGTCACTCTCCACGTCTCACAGCAGCACGGACTTGACGATGGATTCGAAGAGGGAAATTTTTACGCGGCGAGTGAGAACGTTTGAGTCCCAGACAGGCTTGAGTTGAGCAAATGCAGCTTTTGCCTTCTTGATTCTGCTCTCGACGTCTTCGTCTGCACCTCCCCGACATGTTAGTGTACTGCCGAGATATACAAACTTGGAGACTGATTCAAGGCGATCGTTTTTGAGCAATAAAGGATCCGTACAATCTGATTTTACTCGCATGTTGACAGTCTTCCGTCGGTTGATTCGCAGGCCCATGGCTTCAGCTTCCTCTTGAAGGCTCTCAAGTtactgtacggtagtactattagttattctgtggttttgCCCCCGACCACCCGGGCCATGGTAATGCGCCTCTGACTTACAGATAGTAATGTTGGCGAAGACTCCGGTTGTGGCACAGGAGCTTGTCACAGATGGCGCACTGCACGCGCGCCGACTTCTTACTCTCTCTGAAATAAggaatcaatcaatcaattaaaattaaatttaagagAGGCTcccgcaaaattgtagtttctaatttaaatttttgcacgttttaattttttcattgcaTTTGTCCTTCACAAATGCAATGAAAAAATTCATAcggaaactagactatatttCTGAGGGCAGACTCTAAGCAAAATCTTAAAAGAATAAAGTTTGTTGAAAGAACAAAATCGCGAAATAtgtctatttttaatttattttcaattgtataTCGTTACCCTGCATTCCATAGcagttataattatattataattaattagctAGTGATTTAGCCGAGGGATTGGgccaacgattttttttaaacacaagtacACTTTCATAGTTATTAATATACAATACAATGCTATAGCACcttttcttttccttttccACAGCTTCATTTGCTTCTTTATCTGCATTATCGCTAGCTTCTGAAGCTATGTTTCCTTGTGTTTCCGCATGTGTTTCATCTGAAGCTACATTTgcttctataattttatttgctCCTTCTGAAGCTACGTTAACTTCTTTAACTGCATTTGCGCTAGCTTTTAAAGCTGCTTTAGCTTGTTTGGCGGCGTACGCTCTAGCTATTATACCCACTTTTGCTGCTTTGGGTTCTTTTGGTGCTCTGTGTGCTTGTTTTAAAATTGCAGGCTTAACTTTCTTTTCAATGGACtgtgaaataaaacaattaaatatttttataaaaaaaaacagtaggcAATAccagtattataaaaaaaaaacaatttacatttttagtgtcaatttcattattttgGAGCATGTATCAAAATATTCGTTCACCTtgtaaaaacacattttaataaatactcacCTTATAAACGTGATTAGTTAGCAGGGTGCTCCTAATTGGTGTGTGAACCGCAATGTTCTGTACTCCGGTGACACACTCCGCTGTTGTCTTCGAGTCGCACTGCTCGGAGCGACTCAAGGAAGCGTTATCAAATTCAGATTCAGAGTCAAAATCAACATACTCTGATTTCAACTCTAGTTCAGGTTCAAATTCAGTTGTCTCGTATTCGGGTTGAAGTTCAAGCTTGAAATCAACGTCTAAATAGGGCTGCTCTGGTGTCGCGTGCGGCTCCGATTTGATAGGCCTGTCCTGTGCGTCCATTGACTCATGTAATTGAGTCTGGAAAATTAcgggtttactaatatgtggccgaaaattgtatggcaaattatcactacccaaactatttttcccatagtatcatttggcaaaactatcagatggcagaccaatgtttcgcatatataacatgtcgcaaatgattatttacaatattattgtatggcaaaatatttagttggtcatgtttcaaaatgtcttttattgttatgtcgaatgtattgataggcataaattatttttcgcctaatattgtgaataacctacctatccccgggagcagtttcgtttttagggtcataaaaaaaaataaccctaacctacctatctctgggagcagattcgtttttagggtcaccaaaaaaaaaataaccctaacctacctatctctgggagcatagtctaataaaacatggtcttccattcccagagtgacacgggcctacgtcacaacaacatggccgctatatatagcgctatcgcatattatcatatagcgctgtcgcatgatgacgtaggcccgtgtcagttaggtgacctagaaaagacgggaatggagtaccaggcggagtatattattataccatgtctgggagcagattcgtttttagggtcaccaaaaaaaaaataaccctaacctacctatctctgggagcagattcgtttttagggtcatcaaaaaaaaaaataaccctaacctacctatatctgggagcagattcgtttttagggtcaccaaaaaaaaataaccctaaccgaccaatctctgggagcagtttcgtatttagggtcattaaaaaaaaataaccctaacctacctacctctgggagcagtttcgttttacgggtcataaaaaaatgctaaatatagttgtgatccaataaaaagtatgcgaaatttcaatttgggcaaacgttatttaacattaaatagttaggtataataaaacatttgcttagtaactatttttctaaataaatcgtggtaaaatgaacatctgctaaataaaattgtgttcaaataaaaattatgctaaataataatatgctaagcattggtttgccaactaaaagtactgcaataagttggttgggaagtgaaattaggcgaaaaatatttcggcgagatggcagtacaccaAAATTACGTAATCTGATTAATGAAGTAATTGGTCACGGAGGAATCACCATTATACATGTACTTAGATATATTCAATACCAAAGGAATCAATTACGCAAGTAATCAGCGGGATTAATTACAGTAATTTAGATTACCAAAGGAATCGATTACTAAGGAATCATGATTACTGTAATGTAACTCCAAAAGTAATTGATTACGCCCAACCCATCTGTGCGAGGGGGTTCgctggattttttttaaagagcttACAGGTGCCTagtgttagaccaagctaactctgcagtgCAATAATTTGACAAccacttaaatatgtattatgtatatatgGAATATTTTTTAGCTATCACAAAGATATGTTCataacagagggcctaccgcgaataccAAAG
The Cydia splendana chromosome 24, ilCydSple1.2, whole genome shotgun sequence DNA segment above includes these coding regions:
- the LOC134802184 gene encoding zinc finger protein 652-like, translating into MTCICVICTLRRPPLTPLGTEHRQLLDAIVSPAITIVDLRACEMLVCAECQEKLHSVQQFQKMAVYGLTILKSVLSKANNATEQDQKIKTLIQMEDGRKLLVNPISVVETVIKEPEMEEPASHTQLHESMDAQDRPIKSEPHATPEQPYLDVDFKLELQPEYETTEFEPELELKSEYVDFDSESEFDNASLSRSEQCDSKTTAECVTGVQNIAVHTPIRSTLLTNHVYKSIEKKVKPAILKQAHRAPKEPKAAKVGIIARAYAAKQAKAALKASANAVKEVNVASEGANKIIEANVASDETHAETQGNIASEASDNADKEANEAVEKEKKRESKKSARVQCAICDKLLCHNRSLRQHYYLLHAAVNPVKCELCHKQFRNAGVLHYHQCPHKKGLPRPAPTQDCAECSLHFPNRAQYKAHLQTLKHTSRDLYKFECEVCKKRFRYKHWMRDHVDWIHRGLKKYSCSRCESSFGAFTSLRRHVARAHDKVAATRETHVCDLCGKTFKVKKSLEEHQLTHYGLRPFSCGSCPAAFSYRAALYTHTRLKHRGGKRKRQLLHERTAAGDNPEHHRENSKGEKEQEDDEQTDDDESPQYLEFTFDD